A single genomic interval of Chryseobacterium paludis harbors:
- the topA gene encoding type I DNA topoisomerase, with product MSKNLVIVESPAKAKTIQKYLGKDFEVKSSFGHIRDLPKKGMGIDLETFSPDYEVSADKKKLVTELKSAVKKAEIVWLASDEDREGEAIAWHLADELKLKPENRKRIVFHEITKNAILKAIENPRDIDQNLVNAQQARRVLDRIVGFEMSPVLWKKVKPGLSAGRVQSVAVRLVVEREKEIRVFTPKASFKLDGIFLNSGDQEIAAKLKKDFEKEDEAEKFLEKAKTTEFKVLNVETKPGTRTASAPFTTSTLQQEASSRLGYNVTNTMRLAQRLYEEGYITYMRTDSVNLSQEAIEGSKKQIVSEYGAAYSSPRNYTTKSASAQEAHEAIRPTDFAVKSIGDAQLNKLYQLIYRRTLASQMANAKIEKTVIEIGNPVLPQNFEAQGEVIIFDGFLKAYGIVKTEEEDEENNEKLLPKVKVGEILSYKTINATEKFTRPSARYTEAGLVRKLEELGIGRPSTYAPTIQTIQNREYVDKREIEPQTREVVKMTLVKDKIKKVILDEKFGGDKNKFVPTDIGEVVNDFLIDHFKEILDYGFTARVEESFDEIANGEQKWKEMMIDFYSKFHPRIADVEENADRANGDRLLGIDPKTGKNVHARIGRFGAMIQIGETEDEEKPTFASLMSGQNIATISLEDALELFKLPFDLKDFEDQTVSVGVGRFGPYVKWGETYISIPKGEDPLSVDQNRAEEIIGEKKKADAPIATYKGEPVTKGTGRFGPFIKYQSIFVNVPKKYDFDNLSQSDINELIDAKLEKEANRYIQQWEKEKISLENGRWGPFIKFGKAMFKIPKKKDDTKYDAEDLKEISLDEVKKWITDQDPKAFAEKKKPAAKKTTTTKKLPAAKKTVAKKK from the coding sequence ATGTCGAAAAATTTAGTAATCGTAGAGTCCCCGGCCAAAGCAAAAACTATTCAGAAATATTTAGGAAAAGATTTCGAAGTAAAATCCAGCTTCGGTCACATCCGTGATTTACCTAAAAAAGGAATGGGTATTGACCTTGAGACCTTCAGTCCTGATTACGAAGTTTCTGCTGACAAGAAGAAATTGGTAACAGAATTAAAATCTGCCGTAAAGAAAGCTGAAATAGTTTGGCTAGCTTCCGATGAAGACCGTGAAGGTGAGGCTATAGCATGGCATTTGGCAGATGAATTAAAATTAAAACCGGAAAACAGAAAACGAATTGTTTTCCACGAAATTACTAAAAATGCGATTCTAAAGGCCATTGAAAATCCAAGAGATATCGACCAAAATTTAGTAAATGCACAACAGGCAAGAAGAGTTTTGGATAGGATCGTAGGTTTTGAAATGTCTCCGGTTCTTTGGAAGAAAGTAAAACCAGGATTATCTGCAGGAAGAGTTCAATCGGTTGCTGTGAGATTAGTTGTTGAAAGAGAAAAAGAAATACGAGTATTTACTCCTAAAGCAAGTTTTAAGCTGGACGGAATTTTCTTAAATAGTGGAGACCAGGAAATTGCTGCAAAACTTAAAAAGGATTTTGAAAAAGAAGATGAAGCTGAAAAATTCCTTGAAAAAGCTAAGACTACGGAATTTAAAGTTCTGAATGTTGAAACAAAACCCGGAACACGCACTGCTTCGGCTCCTTTTACGACTTCTACATTGCAACAGGAAGCATCATCAAGATTAGGATATAATGTAACCAATACAATGCGTCTTGCACAAAGACTATATGAAGAAGGGTACATTACCTATATGAGAACCGACTCAGTAAATCTTTCTCAGGAAGCAATTGAAGGTTCCAAAAAGCAGATTGTATCGGAATATGGAGCAGCATATTCTTCTCCAAGAAATTATACCACTAAATCAGCATCAGCACAGGAGGCTCACGAAGCAATTCGTCCAACCGACTTCGCTGTTAAAAGTATTGGGGATGCACAATTAAACAAGCTTTATCAGTTAATATATAGAAGAACACTAGCTTCTCAAATGGCAAATGCCAAGATAGAGAAAACAGTTATTGAAATAGGAAATCCTGTTCTGCCTCAGAATTTTGAAGCACAAGGTGAGGTTATTATTTTTGATGGTTTCTTAAAGGCCTATGGCATTGTGAAAACCGAAGAGGAAGATGAAGAAAACAATGAGAAATTACTTCCGAAAGTAAAAGTAGGAGAAATTTTAAGCTATAAAACAATTAATGCAACTGAGAAATTCACTAGACCTAGTGCAAGGTATACAGAAGCAGGATTGGTAAGAAAACTTGAAGAATTAGGAATTGGCCGTCCTTCAACGTATGCACCAACAATTCAAACTATTCAAAATCGTGAATATGTTGATAAACGTGAAATAGAACCACAAACGCGTGAAGTAGTAAAAATGACCTTGGTTAAAGACAAGATCAAAAAAGTAATACTTGATGAAAAGTTTGGTGGCGATAAAAATAAATTTGTTCCCACAGATATTGGAGAAGTTGTAAATGACTTCCTGATCGATCATTTCAAAGAAATCTTAGATTATGGGTTTACCGCGAGAGTGGAGGAAAGCTTTGATGAGATTGCTAATGGAGAACAAAAGTGGAAAGAAATGATGATCGATTTCTATTCCAAATTCCACCCTAGAATTGCAGATGTCGAAGAAAATGCAGACCGTGCTAATGGAGATAGATTATTAGGAATTGATCCTAAAACAGGTAAGAACGTTCATGCAAGGATCGGAAGATTTGGGGCAATGATTCAGATCGGTGAAACCGAAGATGAGGAAAAGCCTACTTTCGCATCGTTGATGAGTGGTCAGAATATTGCGACAATTAGTCTTGAAGATGCATTGGAACTATTTAAATTACCTTTTGATTTAAAAGATTTTGAGGATCAGACTGTTTCTGTAGGTGTTGGTAGGTTTGGACCTTATGTAAAATGGGGTGAAACTTATATCAGTATTCCAAAAGGTGAAGATCCACTTTCTGTAGATCAAAACCGGGCGGAAGAAATTATTGGAGAAAAGAAAAAAGCAGATGCTCCGATTGCTACTTATAAAGGAGAGCCTGTAACAAAGGGAACAGGAAGGTTTGGGCCTTTCATTAAATATCAAAGCATCTTTGTGAATGTTCCTAAGAAATATGATTTTGATAATCTTTCTCAAAGTGATATTAACGAATTAATTGATGCTAAATTAGAAAAGGAAGCAAATAGATATATTCAGCAGTGGGAAAAAGAAAAAATATCTCTTGAAAATGGTAGATGGGGTCCATTTATTAAATTTGGAAAAGCAATGTTCAAAATACCAAAGAAAAAAGATGATACAAAATATGATGCTGAAGATTTGAAAGAAATTTCTTTAGATGAGGTGAAAAAATGGATTACAGATCAGGATCCTAAAGCTTTTGCAGAAAAAAAGAAACCCGCTGCGAAAAAAACAACGACAACAAAAAAATTACCGGCTGCAAAGAAAACAGTTGCTAAAAAGAAATAA
- a CDS encoding glycosyltransferase family 4 protein translates to MKNFELFLSEMDISIFYVKIGLGFLFSFLITFFSIPTIIKISRRKNLMDEPGVRSSHLRKIPNLGGIAIFYSIGICTSVFAYELFDLYKFLFASLLILLYIGVMDDIVVMRAYKKLVAQIIVSALIVTGSDIRIRSLFGIFGIYELEYAVSIIFSIITFIILINAFNLIDGIDGLAGGYSVICSALFGISYYRLGEYNYPLVVLSVVIIGAVLAFLYYNLSNYRTNKIFMGDTGSMLLGFLLAFTSICFIDIFIDKKLPEVPRYHLQSAPAIAVAILILPIVDTLNVIIVRLWNKKSPFDADKNHIHHKLLRLNLTHRRSGFYIVVYYLFIVTIAYWFRHLNVNLLLLIIVVLGFTGAYLPDFIYSVRNNRK, encoded by the coding sequence ATGAAGAATTTTGAATTGTTCTTAAGCGAGATGGATATTTCTATTTTTTACGTGAAAATAGGATTAGGCTTCTTATTCTCTTTTTTAATCACGTTTTTCTCCATCCCTACAATTATTAAAATATCCAGAAGAAAAAATCTTATGGATGAGCCAGGTGTGAGAAGTTCTCATCTGAGAAAAATTCCAAATCTTGGCGGAATTGCTATTTTCTACTCCATTGGAATCTGTACTTCTGTTTTTGCATATGAACTATTTGATCTTTACAAATTTCTATTTGCATCTTTGCTTATTCTCCTGTATATCGGGGTAATGGATGACATTGTTGTAATGAGGGCTTATAAAAAACTGGTTGCACAAATTATTGTATCAGCCCTTATTGTTACAGGTTCAGATATCAGAATAAGAAGTTTATTTGGTATTTTTGGTATTTACGAATTAGAATATGCAGTAAGTATTATCTTTAGTATTATAACTTTTATCATTCTTATTAATGCGTTCAACCTGATCGATGGGATTGATGGTCTGGCGGGAGGATATTCAGTAATATGCAGTGCTTTATTTGGTATAAGCTATTATAGATTAGGCGAATACAATTACCCTTTGGTTGTATTGTCAGTAGTAATAATTGGAGCTGTTTTAGCATTTTTATATTATAATCTTTCTAATTACAGGACCAATAAAATATTTATGGGAGATACCGGATCCATGTTACTCGGATTTTTGCTTGCATTCACAAGTATCTGTTTTATTGATATATTTATTGATAAGAAACTCCCGGAAGTGCCAAGATATCATTTACAATCTGCACCAGCTATAGCCGTTGCTATATTAATTTTACCCATAGTGGACACATTGAATGTGATTATTGTTAGACTATGGAATAAGAAATCACCATTTGACGCAGATAAAAATCATATACACCATAAGCTACTAAGACTCAATTTGACGCATAGGAGGTCTGGATTTTATATAGTAGTCTATTATTTATTTATAGTAACAATTGCTTACTGGTTTAGACATTTAAATGTAAACCTTTTGCTACTGATTATTGTCGTATTAGGCTTTACTGGTGCTTATTTGCCCGATTTTATTTATAGCGTGAGAAATAATAGGAAGTAA
- a CDS encoding glycosyltransferase family 2 protein: MTNLVPPKVSIIVPVYNVENYLAKCLTSLVSQTLQNIEVIIVNDGSKDHSEEIIQEYVKKFPEKLKAYQKENGGLSDARNFGLNKATGEYIGFVDSDDYVKKTMFEEMLYLAERHNAEMVICNIQKVDENGNITQKLTQIPNMPEKIILEDHFSVFSDLSYFACNKLFKKELFAQKRFKKGIHFEDIQLIPQLLLECRILAQTQNFHYQYLERTDSISKTHTEKGLDILKAVSDVESAFEKSQYSTKRKELKNFQILEGVYTFLAYLAFVKSTDTFYKMADQLKLFILKRDIKIKDILYYSRFGKNYILYLPLKKKLFYLLFFAGQKRLIRKLM; this comes from the coding sequence ATGACAAATCTTGTTCCCCCAAAAGTTTCTATCATAGTCCCTGTTTATAATGTTGAAAATTATTTAGCAAAGTGCCTTACTTCTTTAGTTAGTCAGACTCTTCAAAACATTGAAGTTATCATTGTAAATGATGGTAGTAAAGATCATTCTGAAGAAATTATTCAAGAATACGTTAAGAAATTTCCAGAAAAATTAAAAGCCTATCAAAAAGAGAATGGTGGTTTAAGTGATGCCCGTAATTTTGGACTTAATAAAGCAACAGGCGAATATATAGGCTTTGTAGATAGTGACGATTATGTTAAAAAAACAATGTTTGAAGAAATGTTGTATTTAGCAGAAAGACACAATGCTGAAATGGTAATTTGTAACATTCAAAAAGTAGATGAGAATGGAAATATTACACAAAAGCTGACACAAATTCCCAATATGCCTGAAAAAATTATATTGGAAGATCACTTTTCAGTTTTTTCGGATCTAAGTTATTTTGCCTGTAATAAATTATTTAAAAAAGAACTTTTTGCTCAGAAAAGATTTAAAAAAGGAATTCATTTCGAAGATATCCAGCTTATTCCGCAGCTTCTACTGGAGTGTAGGATATTGGCACAGACTCAAAATTTCCATTATCAATATCTGGAACGGACAGATTCGATCAGTAAAACACATACAGAAAAAGGATTAGATATCTTAAAAGCAGTGAGTGATGTTGAGTCTGCATTTGAGAAATCCCAATATTCAACAAAGAGGAAGGAGTTGAAAAACTTTCAGATCCTGGAAGGAGTGTACACATTTTTAGCTTATCTGGCGTTCGTTAAAAGTACCGATACTTTTTATAAAATGGCTGACCAGTTAAAGCTTTTCATACTTAAAAGAGACATTAAAATTAAAGATATATTGTACTATAGTCGTTTTGGTAAGAATTATATTTTATATTTGCCACTGAAAAAAAAGTTATTTTATCTGTTATTTTTTGCAGGACAAAAAAGATTGATAAGAAAATTGATGTAA
- a CDS encoding polysaccharide biosynthesis/export family protein — protein sequence MIRNFKYLSLFLILPFFITSCITKKDVRYMQPNENLVINEEGLVPYNIPVYRITKNDILNLNIVTTPKGDAAQFYSTLNTSGSTVAPGVNANAAATLGRTGSNGGGNTNFYFNGLKVDSNGEINVFGIGYIKAEGRTIEEITKEIQEKVNENFQDGKSQVRLNTDGITYYILGDTEAVGITGEKVTHKNTLTITEALAINGGLNKSVDRKMVVIHRKLPEGIKIAKIDLTREDVMNSPYYYVQNGDEIYLNTRGKSLNGLGKDPVQTITTGISLITTALSVYLILTRL from the coding sequence ATGATAAGAAATTTTAAATATCTATCCCTCTTTTTAATACTGCCTTTTTTTATTACATCTTGTATTACAAAAAAAGATGTAAGATATATGCAGCCCAATGAAAATCTTGTGATTAATGAAGAAGGCCTTGTTCCTTACAATATTCCTGTTTACAGGATCACAAAAAACGATATATTAAATCTGAATATTGTAACAACACCTAAAGGGGATGCCGCACAGTTTTATTCTACGCTAAATACCTCAGGAAGCACAGTCGCTCCAGGTGTTAATGCTAATGCCGCAGCTACTTTAGGACGTACTGGAAGTAATGGTGGTGGGAATACCAATTTCTATTTTAACGGATTGAAAGTAGATTCGAACGGAGAAATTAATGTTTTTGGAATTGGATACATCAAGGCAGAAGGACGAACTATTGAAGAAATTACCAAAGAAATTCAGGAAAAAGTAAATGAAAATTTTCAGGATGGAAAATCACAGGTAAGATTAAATACAGATGGGATTACATATTACATTCTTGGAGATACCGAAGCAGTTGGTATTACTGGAGAGAAAGTAACTCATAAAAATACACTTACAATCACTGAGGCTTTGGCAATCAATGGCGGGCTAAATAAAAGTGTAGACAGAAAAATGGTGGTTATTCATCGAAAGCTGCCGGAAGGAATCAAAATTGCCAAAATAGATCTAACCCGTGAAGATGTAATGAACTCGCCGTACTACTATGTACAAAATGGTGATGAAATTTATCTTAATACAAGAGGAAAAAGCTTGAATGGATTGGGTAAAGACCCGGTACAAACAATAACAACAGGGATTTCGTTGATTACTACAGCGTTGTCAGTTTATTTAATCCTAACAAGACTTTAA
- a CDS encoding formimidoylglutamase codes for MDFEDFIISPRNFKTESWQIGNQIKKEIKEDSIVLLFVSDYRGANGEAEVQDFTAIRKEFYKLSQLDFEIPLIDLGDLVSGKSVQDSHYILQEVLSACHYKRAIPVIIGGSNDFAFSLFSGLNFHQKNINYTQISNIISLKQGESINEHTFLSKILGAKNFSIKNYHHLGYQKHLNEMDSVKLIKEVEFDIIRLAEMMNTTEKTEPFFRKADLVTVNCDAIESFTDPFSMNPQVNGLNRREICAYMKEIGLSENLKSVGIFNYNIYSENQLNHQLLAQMIWYLIEGINIQNSHPKERHYEMFYVLIDDHQYAFKRDTFSNLWYFGDDENIDNCIPCSRKDFDEAKKGWLNARLTKI; via the coding sequence ATGGATTTTGAAGATTTTATCATTTCACCAAGAAATTTCAAAACAGAAAGCTGGCAGATCGGAAATCAGATCAAGAAGGAAATAAAAGAAGACAGCATTGTTCTCTTGTTTGTTTCTGATTACAGAGGAGCGAACGGTGAAGCGGAGGTGCAGGATTTTACAGCAATAAGAAAAGAGTTTTATAAACTTTCTCAATTAGATTTTGAAATCCCGTTGATAGATCTGGGAGATCTTGTTTCTGGTAAATCAGTTCAGGATTCTCATTATATCTTACAGGAAGTGCTATCTGCATGTCATTATAAAAGAGCAATTCCAGTAATTATAGGAGGGTCGAATGATTTCGCTTTTTCCTTATTTTCGGGGTTAAATTTTCATCAGAAAAATATTAACTACACACAAATCAGTAATATAATTTCTCTTAAGCAAGGAGAGAGTATCAATGAACATACTTTTTTGAGTAAAATCTTAGGCGCTAAAAATTTCTCAATTAAAAATTATCATCATTTGGGGTATCAGAAGCATTTGAATGAAATGGACTCTGTAAAATTAATCAAAGAAGTTGAGTTTGATATTATTCGCTTAGCGGAGATGATGAATACTACCGAAAAAACAGAGCCCTTCTTTAGAAAAGCAGATTTAGTTACTGTAAATTGTGATGCTATCGAAAGTTTTACTGATCCTTTTTCAATGAACCCTCAGGTAAATGGATTAAACAGGAGAGAGATATGTGCTTATATGAAGGAAATTGGTTTGAGCGAAAATTTGAAATCTGTTGGGATTTTTAATTATAATATATACTCAGAAAATCAGCTCAATCACCAGCTTTTAGCACAAATGATCTGGTATCTGATCGAAGGAATCAACATTCAGAATTCACACCCAAAAGAAAGGCATTACGAAATGTTTTACGTCCTTATTGATGATCATCAGTATGCTTTTAAAAGAGATACATTTAGTAATTTATGGTATTTTGGGGATGATGAAAACATTGATAATTGTATTCCATGTTCAAGAAAAGATTTTGATGAAGCAAAAAAAGGCTGGTTAAATGCAAGACTGACGAAAATTTAA
- a CDS encoding family 43 glycosylhydrolase yields MSDCKNITRRDFLQTSALGILAMVLGSSFTDLSDFSNQPYFSLKPIGRSFSLEGYYIWCSCPIWGKDGKVHLFYSRWKKEKGMGGWLNSSEICRAEADSPFAEFQHKQVVLAPRGGEFWDATTCHNPLVKEIEGQYYLFFMGNSNGKTNTKRIGLATSKNLDGDWARPEHPLLLPGEKGSWDDHCTTNPAFVKGNDGKYWLFYKSWNTQEYETQKGSIRGNRKYGLAKADSPMGPYEKVSSNPVIDFSSLPNNVQLEDAFVWKQNGKYHMIARDMGFFNHEYGLHLTTIDGLHWSQPEIAYLNMQHYIQEPTPPKNLNRFGRLERPMLLMDKDGETPKFLVGATQGGKFETSTSFIFEIVSSRIKEEKLL; encoded by the coding sequence ATGAGCGATTGCAAAAATATCACACGTAGAGATTTTTTACAAACTTCAGCATTGGGAATCTTGGCTATGGTTTTGGGTTCGTCATTTACAGATTTATCTGATTTTTCTAACCAGCCCTATTTCAGTTTAAAACCAATCGGGCGATCATTTTCTTTGGAAGGATATTATATTTGGTGCAGTTGTCCAATTTGGGGTAAAGATGGAAAAGTTCATCTTTTTTATTCCAGATGGAAAAAAGAAAAAGGAATGGGTGGTTGGCTAAATAGTTCTGAAATTTGCCGTGCAGAAGCGGATTCTCCTTTTGCTGAATTCCAGCACAAACAAGTTGTTTTGGCTCCAAGAGGTGGTGAATTTTGGGATGCAACGACTTGCCACAATCCTTTGGTCAAAGAAATAGAAGGTCAATATTATTTGTTCTTTATGGGGAATTCAAATGGTAAAACAAATACTAAAAGAATAGGACTTGCTACTTCAAAAAATCTCGACGGAGATTGGGCCAGACCCGAACATCCTTTACTTCTTCCCGGTGAAAAAGGTTCCTGGGATGATCATTGTACTACAAATCCTGCTTTTGTAAAAGGGAATGATGGTAAATATTGGCTGTTTTATAAATCATGGAATACTCAGGAATATGAAACTCAAAAAGGTTCCATACGAGGTAATAGAAAATATGGATTAGCAAAGGCTGATTCTCCAATGGGACCTTACGAAAAGGTGTCTTCAAATCCTGTAATTGATTTCTCATCATTACCTAATAATGTGCAGTTGGAAGATGCTTTTGTCTGGAAACAAAACGGAAAATATCATATGATAGCACGTGATATGGGGTTTTTCAATCATGAGTATGGTTTACATTTAACAACAATAGACGGACTTCATTGGTCACAACCGGAAATTGCTTATCTCAATATGCAACATTATATTCAGGAGCCTACCCCGCCAAAAAACTTAAACCGATTTGGGAGATTGGAACGTCCTATGCTTTTGATGGATAAAGACGGGGAAACACCTAAATTTTTAGTGGGCGCAACACAAGGTGGGAAATTTGAAACTTCAACTTCTTTCATATTTGAAATTGTAAGCTCCAGGATTAAAGAGGAAAAATTGTTATAA